The region ATGTCCATCAGGCAATTGCGCCGGCACGCCGTTTCGCAGTCCCTTTTCCGGCCTGCCGCTTTGAAAGACGCTCTCGCCCGTCTGGGCTTTGTGCAGGCGGACCCCATCCGCGCCCCCGCCTGCGCGCAGGACCTGATACTCCGGCACCGCGTAAAAAACTACCGCGCGGGCGAACTTGAGCGCCGCTACCCCTCGCTGGATATTGAAGAGGATTATCTTTACGCCTACGGATTTGTCGCCCGCCCGCTATACCGGCTGCTGCATCCGCGCGGCACAGGCGCATTGTCGGCGCTGGAGAGAAAAATTATCGCCGCAGTCCGGGATTCGGGAGAACTGCACCCGGGACAGGCGGCTGCCCGCTTCGGCCACAACCGGATAACCAACGCCTGGGGCGGACAGTCCCGCAGGACCACGGACGCGCTGGAACGGCTGCATCACCGCGGGCTGCTGCGGGTTGTCCGCCGGCAGGGCGGAACCCGGATTTACGCGCCAGCCGGGCATCAGGGCAAGCCGGAGCCCGCCGGGGAACGTTGCCGGAAACTTATCCTGGCGGCAGCGGCCATTCTTGCGCCGGCTCCCAGAAAAAGTTTTCAATCCGCAATCGCGCCGCGGCTGAGGTGGATACTGCCTTCAATCCGCGCACGCGAACTTCTGGACGGAATGATAGGTTCCGGCGAACTGCAAAGCCGGGCAGTGGACGGGATTGAATATGTGTGGCCATCCGGCAAAATAAATGACGAAGAGCCGCCGCGCCGCGTGCGGCTGCTGGCCCCGTTTGACCCGCTGGTCTGGGACCGCAGGCGGTTTGAACACCTGTGGGGCTGGGCTTATCGTTTTGAGGCATATACTCCCCCCGCCAAA is a window of Elusimicrobiales bacterium DNA encoding:
- a CDS encoding crosslink repair DNA glycosylase YcaQ family protein, which translates into the protein MKDALARLGFVQADPIRAPACAQDLILRHRVKNYRAGELERRYPSLDIEEDYLYAYGFVARPLYRLLHPRGTGALSALERKIIAAVRDSGELHPGQAAARFGHNRITNAWGGQSRRTTDALERLHHRGLLRVVRRQGGTRIYAPAGHQGKPEPAGERCRKLILAAAAILAPAPRKSFQSAIAPRLRWILPSIRARELLDGMIGSGELQSRAVDGIEYVWPSGKINDEEPPRRVRLLAPFDPLVWDRRRFEHLWGWAYRFEAYTPPAKRLRGYYAMPLLWGDDIIGWANAAVRGGRLECETGFAGKRPAGKDFHRELEAEFDAMKAFLSLP